Proteins encoded together in one Pseudomonas sp. ADAK13 window:
- a CDS encoding HoxN/HupN/NixA family nickel/cobalt transporter: MILRLAQIFSDSNTQVRAKLFGIYGVLIGINVAAWVWALVAFHDHPVLLGTALLAYGFGLRHAVDADHIAAIDNVTRKLMQENKRPVAVGFFFSLGHSSVVVLASIGVAFAASAMQDRFEGFKAIGGVIGTSVSASFLLVIALMNLVILHAIYKAWRHVRQGGAYVEDDFDLLLADRGFMARLFRPVFRLISRSWHLYPLGFLFGLGFDTATEIGLLGISATQASQGLSPWAIMVFPLLFSAGMSLVDTLDGHLMLGAYGWAYMKPIRKIYYNMSITLVSVVVAVVIGSIEALGLIGDQLDLKGAFWGFIGALNDSFGMLGYMIIGIFVASWAISVMLYRLKGFDRIEVKAG, from the coding sequence ATGATCCTACGCCTCGCCCAGATTTTCAGTGACTCCAACACCCAGGTTCGCGCCAAGCTGTTTGGCATCTACGGGGTATTGATCGGCATTAACGTGGCCGCCTGGGTTTGGGCGCTGGTGGCGTTCCATGATCATCCGGTGCTGCTCGGCACCGCGTTGCTGGCCTACGGTTTCGGGCTGCGGCATGCGGTGGATGCTGACCATATTGCTGCCATCGACAACGTCACCCGCAAGCTGATGCAGGAAAACAAACGCCCGGTGGCGGTCGGGTTCTTTTTCTCCCTGGGGCACTCTTCGGTGGTGGTGCTGGCGTCCATTGGCGTCGCGTTTGCGGCGTCGGCGATGCAGGACCGGTTTGAAGGCTTCAAGGCCATCGGCGGAGTGATCGGCACGTCGGTCTCGGCCTCGTTCCTGTTGGTGATCGCCTTGATGAACCTGGTGATCCTGCACGCGATCTACAAGGCCTGGCGTCATGTGCGCCAGGGCGGCGCGTACGTGGAGGATGACTTTGACCTGTTGCTGGCAGACCGTGGCTTTATGGCGCGGCTGTTCCGCCCGGTGTTTCGCCTGATCAGCCGCAGCTGGCACCTGTACCCGCTGGGTTTCCTGTTCGGCCTGGGTTTCGACACCGCCACCGAGATCGGGCTGCTGGGGATCTCTGCGACACAGGCATCACAGGGTCTTTCGCCGTGGGCGATCATGGTGTTCCCGCTGCTGTTCAGTGCGGGCATGTCCCTGGTGGACACCCTCGACGGTCATCTGATGCTGGGGGCGTATGGCTGGGCGTACATGAAGCCGATCCGCAAGATCTACTACAACATGAGCATCACCCTGGTGTCGGTGGTGGTCGCGGTGGTGATCGGCAGTATTGAAGCGTTGGGGTTGATTGGTGACCAGCTGGATTTGAAGGGGGCGTTCTGGGGCTTTATCGGCGCGCTGAACGACAGCTTCGGGATGCTGGGCTACATGATCATCGGGATCTTTGTGGCCAGTTGGGCGATCTCGGTAATGCTGTATCGCCTCAAGGGGTTTGACCGGATTGAAGTGAAGGCGGGTTGA